The following is a genomic window from Candidatus Binatia bacterium.
CGACGCCCATGTCCTGCTCGTTGCGCGCCTTCTCGATGAGTGTGCCGAGTTCCGACCAGATCCCGTGGTGGTAGGCGACCATCATGACGTCGAACTTGCCGGATTCGATGGCAGTCGTGGCGACCTCGGGTAGACGGGGCGTGTGGCTCGAGAAGCCGAGGAAGCGGGCCTTGCCTTCGTCGCGAAGCTGCTCGAACGCGGTGTGCATGTTCGGATCCATCAACCGATCGACCTCGTCGCACGAGTGGACGTGAACCAGGTCGACGTAGTCGGTGCCGAGCCGCCCGAGGCTCTCGTCGATCACCTCTTTGTAGCGCTCGACGGGCGATCCTGCGGGAAGGTGGCCGATGGGGGTGCAGAACTTCGTGGCGAGGAAGACGCTGTCGCGTGGCACGCCTTGGAGCGCGCGACCGACAGCCGCTTCACTTCCGGCCCCGGCGTAGTCTGGCGCGGTGTCGATATAGTTGATGCCTCGCTCGAGAGCGAGCTGGACGATCTTGGTACCGGATTCGCCGCGGAGCGACCCCGTTCCGAGAACGGTGTCCGAGACCGGCCACTCGGTGCGTCCGAGTCGGCCGTAGGCGGCTACCCGGCTGCCTTTCCACTCGTCTTCCCAGACGGGGTGCGTCTTCACAACGTCGCCGCCGAAGACTTCGGTCACGGGTCGGTTCCAGCCGGGCTTCCCGGTGCCGAGACCGAAGAGCGCTCGGCCGAGCATGCCCGTGCCGCCCGCGATCAGTGCGGTCGCGGCGGTCGCGGAGCTCGCGAGGAACCAGCGTCGGTCGGACCGCTCTCCCTCGACACCCTCATTCTCCCGGTTCTGCGCGCGGATGGTTCCGCGCACGACGAAGAAG
Proteins encoded in this region:
- a CDS encoding aldo/keto reductase, whose protein sequence is MRTRTIILSAIAISGLVGLTVSGSLLYDSLIGLDSSHFPAGDALQSVATSVSPKIDKAAGGLILALALVLTMAIATFFVVRGTIRAQNRENEGVEGERSDRRWFLASSATAATALIAGGTGMLGRALFGLGTGKPGWNRPVTEVFGGDVVKTHPVWEDEWKGSRVAAYGRLGRTEWPVSDTVLGTGSLRGESGTKIVQLALERGINYIDTAPDYAGAGSEAAVGRALQGVPRDSVFLATKFCTPIGHLPAGSPVERYKEVIDESLGRLGTDYVDLVHVHSCDEVDRLMDPNMHTAFEQLRDEGKARFLGFSSHTPRLPEVATTAIESGKFDVMMVAYHHGIWSELGTLIEKARNEQDMGVVAMKTLKGAKHHGLEGFRDDASSYAQSALKWVHSNPNVSCAVISFSDMQHVDEYLYASGKKAGGTDVARLERYDQQILGSYCTPHCGDCLDSCPEELAINDILRHRMYFEDYRAERVGLEAYAKLDKNASLCATCPAPCLGSCPVGIPIKERLQGAHDLLTLV